The Helianthus annuus cultivar XRQ/B chromosome 16, HanXRQr2.0-SUNRISE, whole genome shotgun sequence genome includes a window with the following:
- the LOC110918920 gene encoding uncharacterized protein LOC110918920, translating into MTYPSLPQKPEHKERKQISAPKPLITSADASVTELDQRKRQEQIEKETAEDIAAANDIMEKVFKQMSAENSELAKAQERVKRLEDSINLMKEKTGDRKGCSYKEFMACKPPIYNGEVDPIICQRWISDVEGVFKRTHCDVGDFVAYGTGQLRNQAKDWWDNKKKEMGAEAARSQSSYQQDQTGIFQLRQKGESIDKITGIFIDKLRFCDELVTTEEQKIYYYYNILSAEYQEFMTPSKYETLTEIINTAREREIELKKQVERGERRAQDVNPSPTKKARTAESGKKVEAKGGSPSCKVCGKGHKGECRFKDKPCPVCGKTGHTASLCPGKVSVCYKCYQPGHKKSECPELVGKRDTKESPTEAPKAKARSFQLTAAEAKTEPDVVSVSRYSRITDDGQASF; encoded by the exons atGACATATCCTAGCTTACCACAGAAGCCAGAACACAAAGAGCGAAAACAGATAAGTGCTCCTAAACCACTGATCACATCAGCAGATGCCTCGGTCACTGAGTTAGATCAAAGAAAAAGGCAAGAGCAGATTGAAAaggaaactgcagaagacatagctgcagcaaatgacATCATGGAAAAGGTCTTCAAACAAATGTCAGCTGAAAACTCTGAACTAGCAAAAGCTCAGG AGCGAGTTAAAAGGTTGGAGGATAGTATCAACCTTATGAAGGAAAAAACGGGAGATCGTAAAGGGTGCTCATATAAAGAATTTATGGCGTGCAAACCGCCAATCTATAACGGGGAAGTTGACCCGATAATCTGCCAAAGATGGATAAGTGACGTCGAAGGAGTGTTTAAACGAACCCACTGTGACGTAGGTGACTTTGTTGCTTACGGAACGGGTCAATTGAGAAatcaagccaaggattggtgggacaataaaaagaaggaaatggGAGCCGAAGCGGCAAGG TCCCAAAGCAGTTATCAACAGGATCAAACAGGAATTTTCCAGTTAAGACAAAAGGGAGAATCAATTGATAAGATTACGGGCATCTTCATAGATAAGTTGAGATTTTGTGACGAGTTAGTCACCACTGAAGAGCAGAAGATATACTATTATTACAACATCCTGAGTGCTGAATACCAGGAGTTTATGACTCCCTCAAAATATGAAACTCTCACAGAAATCATCAACACCGCCCGGGAGCGGGAAATCGAGTTAAAGAAGCAAGTTGAGAGGGGTGAGCGAAGGGCACaagatgtgaatccaagccctacaaagaaagctAGAACTGCTGAATCGGGGAAGAAAGTGGAGGCTaaaggcgggtcgccaagttgcaAAGTATGTGGAAAGGGGCACAAAGGTGAGTGCCGCTTCAAGGACAAGCCGTGTCCGGTATGTGGGAAGACGGGACACACTGCATCGCTATGTCCCGGAAAAGTTTCCGTTTGCTACAAATGTTATCAACCCGGCCACAAAAAGTCTGAATGTCCCGAGTTGGTTGGAAAGAGAGACACAAAAGAGTCTCCAACAGAAGCTCCCAAAGCGAAGGCTAGGTCCTTCCAACTTACCGCGGCTGAAGCAAAAACAGAACCCGATGtagtctcag tttctaGGTATTCAAGGATTACGGATGACGGTCAAGCAagcttttga